A portion of the Maniola hyperantus chromosome 24, iAphHyp1.2, whole genome shotgun sequence genome contains these proteins:
- the LOC117993410 gene encoding uncharacterized protein, with the protein MDKKIKELEEENAALVKKMKELAGTALPLMEENESLRTKLATVTEAPTEHSKICKVAAKLPPFWADRPVVWFAQVEAQFEISGITVDQTKFNYVIAQLDSRVIGEVEDIITHPPPADRFAFLKKELIRRLSTSEEQRVRQLINDEVLGDRRPSQFLRHLRSLAGHVLTDQNILRQLWMRRMPQHLQAILAAQSEISLDKVAELADKILEVSPGIMAPSTAASSSDPSLSSLLKRIEELTQQVAALSRNRDHRGHRRAMVAKRCAGTIESILHVP; encoded by the exons ATggataaaaaaatcaaagaattagaGGAGGAGAATGCGGCtcttgtaaaaaaaatgaaagagttaGCAGGAACTGCCCTACCTCTAATGGAGGAAAATGAATCGCTCCGTACCAAATTGGCTACCGTGACGGAAGCCCCTACGGAGCATTCCAAAATTTGTAAGGTTGCGGCGAAACTTCCTCCCTTCTGGGCAGATCGCCCCGTAGTGTGGTTCGCCCAGGTCGAGGCGCAATTTGAGATTTCAGGTATCACAGTAGACCAAACAAAATTCAATTATGTTATTGCTCAACTCGACTCACGGGTCATTGGTGAGGTCGAGGACATCATCACTCATCCTCCGCCGGCGGACCGTTTCGCGTTTTTAAAAAAGGAGCTCATCCGTCGGTTGTCCACGTCAGAGGAGCAGAGGGTCCGGCAGCTAATCAATGACGAAGTGCTAGGGGATCGTAGGCCGTCCCAGTTTCTCCGCCATTTGCGGTCACTGGCCGGTCACGTACTGACCGACCAAAATATTTTGCGACAACTTTGGATGCGCCGCATGCCACAACATTTGCAAGCCATATTAGCCGCGCAGTCCGAAATTTCATTGGATAAGGTCGCCGAATTAGCGGACAAAATTTTAGAGGTCTCCCCTGGCATCATGGCACCTTCTACCGCTGCTAGTTCATCTGATCCCAGTTTGTCTTCACTTCTCAAACGCATTGAGGAGTTAACACAACAGGTTGCTGCGCTAAGCAGAAATAGGGATCATCGTGGAC ATCGCAGAGCAATGGTGGCGAAGCGATGTGCTGGTACCATCGAAAGTATTCTTCACGTGCCGTGA